A window of Streptomyces gilvosporeus contains these coding sequences:
- a CDS encoding NAD(P)-dependent oxidoreductase: MGRLVMPDCHGYPQLAELVRRCPGGDAVEVFDGPCTTPSQLAERMRGAHTVLHFFHGRPLDTGALLAERPRQVVVAGPAGPVVDTDAARSAGIAVYDTPGLAADSVAEFTLTLLLMLARRVPSAVGSAPGWHPSGGRELSGRLLGIVGWGHIGSRTARLAQGIGMRVAAWSPSLDEDTARAAGVTPLPLDTLLRTADAVSLHLRSTPHNEQLIDARRLALLGPRTLLVNTARAALIDMAELRRRLAAGLLGGVALDVFDLEPLPADDLLRSHPDSLATPHMAWMTEDAVGRFLAAAVAFATSGDTAAGPIRQLV, encoded by the coding sequence GTGGGACGCCTTGTCATGCCCGACTGCCACGGGTATCCGCAGCTGGCCGAGCTCGTCCGTCGCTGTCCCGGGGGCGATGCGGTCGAGGTCTTCGACGGCCCCTGCACCACACCGTCGCAGCTCGCCGAGCGCATGCGCGGGGCTCACACCGTGCTGCACTTCTTCCACGGCCGGCCGCTGGACACCGGCGCCCTGCTCGCGGAACGGCCACGCCAGGTCGTGGTGGCCGGCCCGGCCGGCCCGGTGGTCGACACCGACGCCGCCCGGTCCGCCGGGATCGCGGTCTACGACACACCGGGCCTGGCCGCCGATTCCGTTGCCGAGTTCACCCTGACCCTGCTGCTGATGCTGGCCCGCCGGGTGCCGTCCGCCGTGGGCAGCGCCCCGGGCTGGCACCCGTCCGGAGGGCGTGAGTTGTCCGGACGACTGCTGGGGATCGTCGGATGGGGGCATATCGGCTCCCGAACGGCCCGCCTGGCACAGGGCATCGGCATGCGGGTGGCCGCCTGGTCACCGTCCCTGGACGAGGACACCGCCCGCGCGGCCGGGGTCACCCCGCTGCCCCTCGACACCCTGCTCCGCACCGCCGACGCGGTGAGCCTTCACCTGCGGTCCACACCGCACAACGAGCAGCTCATCGACGCCCGCCGGCTCGCCCTGCTCGGTCCGCGGACCCTGCTGGTCAACACCGCCCGCGCGGCGCTGATCGACATGGCCGAGCTGCGCCGGCGCCTCGCCGCCGGCCTCCTGGGCGGGGTGGCGCTCGACGTCTTCGACCTCGAACCGCTGCCCGCCGACGACCTGCTGCGCAGCCACCCCGACTCCCTGGCCACCCCGCATATGGCGTGGATGACCGAGGACGCGGTCGGGCGCTTCCTCGCCGCCGCCGTCGCCTTCGCCACGTCCGGCGACACCGCCGCCGGCCCCATCCGACAACTCGTCTGA
- a CDS encoding class I SAM-dependent methyltransferase, whose protein sequence is MRPRPPQELADLLRQWSGSANPAVVDIGCGTGLSSTIWPEVTGVEPSAEMRAIAAGRGINVVDGTGEETGLPDGCADIVTVSHALHWFDAARAFPEITRILRPGGVLAAFDFDWPPAVDPEVDAAYREFEAAHTALEAERGLRPTFAPKSEHLRRLRDSGLFQHVNEVCLHMKETGGADRFVDFASSQGGVIALLEEGVSEDALGLTRLREVTARRMTDRSTWWWTCRVRLATR, encoded by the coding sequence GTGCGCCCGCGGCCTCCCCAGGAACTGGCGGACCTGCTGCGGCAGTGGTCCGGGTCCGCAAACCCGGCCGTGGTCGACATCGGCTGCGGCACCGGCCTCTCCTCCACGATCTGGCCCGAGGTGACCGGAGTGGAGCCCTCTGCCGAGATGCGGGCCATCGCGGCCGGGCGCGGCATCAACGTCGTCGACGGCACGGGCGAGGAGACCGGACTGCCGGACGGTTGCGCGGACATCGTGACCGTCAGCCATGCCCTGCACTGGTTCGATGCCGCGCGGGCCTTCCCGGAAATCACCCGCATCCTGCGGCCCGGCGGGGTGCTGGCCGCCTTCGACTTCGACTGGCCGCCCGCCGTCGACCCCGAAGTCGACGCCGCCTACCGGGAGTTCGAGGCGGCCCACACCGCCCTGGAGGCCGAGCGCGGCCTGCGCCCCACCTTCGCCCCCAAGAGCGAGCACCTTCGGCGACTGCGGGACAGCGGCCTGTTCCAGCACGTCAACGAGGTATGCCTGCACATGAAGGAGACCGGCGGCGCCGACCGCTTCGTCGACTTCGCCTCCAGCCAGGGCGGGGTGATCGCCCTGCTGGAGGAGGGAGTCAGCGAGGACGCACTCGGCCTGACCCGGCTGCGGGAGGTCACGGCACGCCGGATGACCGACCGGTCGACGTGGTGGTGGACCTGCCGGGTTCGCCTCGCCACGCGCTGA
- a CDS encoding helix-turn-helix transcriptional regulator codes for MGTARGNRTELGDFLRSRRSRVTPHEAGLPPSAGRRRTDGLRREEVAILAGVSIEYYRRLEQGKQQRPSPAVLEAIARVLKLTDDEHRHLAELSRGRAQAPSAGTQRGRASRTVRAEVRRMLDIAHPYPACVLSRSSDLLAANRSALRLFPGIEEWPERNRNTARYAFLHPMARELYANWDDVARGVVAHLRTAVVVHPDAPDIRELVDELAEHCGEFAALWQRYDVQARTNGRKVYRHPTAGRMTLTYEAFDVARSDGQRLVVYQAPPDTADHEALLRLSA; via the coding sequence GTGGGCACTGCACGGGGGAACAGGACGGAACTAGGGGATTTCCTACGCAGCCGACGGAGCCGGGTCACACCGCATGAGGCGGGTCTGCCCCCGTCGGCGGGTCGTCGGCGTACCGACGGGCTGCGGCGGGAAGAGGTCGCGATCCTCGCCGGCGTCAGCATCGAGTACTACCGGCGTCTGGAGCAGGGCAAGCAGCAGCGGCCGAGCCCCGCGGTCCTGGAGGCGATCGCGCGGGTGCTGAAGCTGACCGATGACGAGCACCGCCACCTCGCGGAGCTGAGCCGGGGCAGGGCCCAGGCGCCGTCTGCCGGGACGCAGCGGGGCCGGGCGTCCCGTACGGTCCGGGCCGAGGTCCGCCGCATGCTCGACATCGCCCACCCCTATCCGGCGTGTGTGCTGAGCCGCTCCAGCGACCTGCTGGCCGCCAACCGGTCCGCGCTGCGCCTCTTTCCGGGCATCGAGGAGTGGCCCGAGCGGAACCGCAACACCGCGCGTTACGCCTTCCTGCACCCCATGGCCCGGGAGCTCTACGCGAACTGGGATGACGTGGCCCGCGGGGTCGTCGCCCATCTGCGTACCGCGGTCGTGGTGCACCCGGATGCCCCGGACATCCGTGAACTCGTCGACGAACTCGCCGAACACTGCGGTGAGTTCGCTGCCCTGTGGCAGCGCTACGACGTCCAGGCGCGCACCAACGGGAGGAAGGTGTATCGCCATCCGACGGCGGGGCGGATGACGCTCACATACGAAGCCTTCGACGTGGCCCGCAGCGACGGTCAGCGGCTGGTGGTCTATCAGGCTCCGCCGGACACGGCCGACCACGAGGCGCTGCTGCGTTTGTCGGCCTAA
- a CDS encoding MFS transporter: MSTQPELTRRKRTLVLAVCCTSVFLGNLNNTVLNVALPAMQRDLHSPLSGLQWTTDAYLIVLAALLMLAGSAGDRLGRRRVFQTGLALFTLGSLLCGLAPDLGWLITFRIVQAIGASMLNPVAMSIITNTFSAPRERARAIGVWGAVMGVAMAVGPMVGGVLVQGVGWRSIFWLNLPIGLAALVCAARFVPESRAPRPRRLDPVGQLLVIVLMGSLTYAIIEGPSTGWTAPRTLGCALAAPAALLALLFYESRRHEPLVDLRVFRSAGFSGAGAMAVCSFFVLGGFLFLNTLYLQNVRGLSALTAGLYLLPMAVMNILTSPLSGRLTATRGPRLPLLLAGAATTAGGALLAAGDALTTDGLLFTAYILIGIGVGLANTPVTNAAMAGMPKEQAGVAAAIVSTSRQFGQALGVAVLGAVLTTGLHSGTGFAQAVRPAYWIVTACGAAIILLTLATTTRRTPPPPEPPLPAQQPQASGAVPGAVPGVPEPRP, translated from the coding sequence GTGTCCACTCAGCCTGAACTCACCCGCCGGAAGCGCACGCTGGTGCTGGCGGTCTGTTGCACGAGTGTCTTCCTCGGCAACCTCAACAACACGGTGCTCAACGTGGCGCTGCCCGCCATGCAGCGCGATCTGCACAGTCCGCTCTCCGGGCTGCAATGGACCACCGACGCCTACCTGATCGTGCTGGCCGCGCTGCTGATGCTCGCCGGCTCCGCAGGAGACCGGCTCGGCCGCCGCCGCGTCTTCCAGACCGGCCTGGCTCTCTTCACCCTCGGCTCGCTGCTGTGCGGACTGGCCCCCGACCTCGGCTGGCTCATCACCTTCCGCATCGTGCAGGCGATCGGCGCCTCGATGCTCAACCCGGTGGCCATGTCCATCATCACCAACACCTTCTCCGCGCCCCGCGAGCGCGCCCGGGCCATCGGCGTCTGGGGCGCGGTCATGGGCGTGGCGATGGCCGTGGGCCCGATGGTGGGCGGGGTACTCGTCCAAGGCGTCGGCTGGCGATCGATCTTCTGGCTCAACCTGCCGATCGGGCTGGCCGCCCTCGTCTGCGCCGCGCGCTTCGTACCCGAGTCCCGCGCGCCCCGCCCCCGCCGGCTGGACCCCGTCGGGCAGCTCCTGGTCATCGTGCTGATGGGCAGCCTGACCTACGCCATCATCGAAGGCCCGAGCACCGGCTGGACCGCCCCGCGCACCCTCGGCTGCGCACTGGCCGCACCGGCCGCGCTCCTGGCCCTACTCTTCTACGAGAGCCGGCGCCACGAACCGCTGGTGGACCTGCGGGTCTTCCGCAGCGCCGGATTCAGCGGAGCCGGCGCCATGGCGGTGTGCTCGTTCTTCGTGCTCGGCGGCTTCCTCTTCCTCAACACGCTCTACCTGCAAAACGTACGCGGCCTGTCGGCCCTGACCGCCGGCCTGTACCTGCTGCCCATGGCCGTCATGAACATCCTCACCTCACCGCTCTCCGGGCGACTGACCGCCACCCGCGGCCCCCGACTGCCGCTGCTGCTGGCCGGCGCGGCCACCACCGCGGGCGGCGCGCTGCTCGCCGCCGGCGACGCCCTCACCACCGACGGGCTGCTCTTCACCGCGTACATCCTGATCGGCATCGGCGTGGGACTGGCCAACACCCCCGTCACCAACGCCGCCATGGCCGGCATGCCCAAGGAACAGGCCGGGGTGGCCGCCGCGATCGTCTCCACCAGCCGCCAGTTCGGCCAGGCACTGGGCGTCGCCGTACTCGGTGCGGTGCTCACCACCGGACTGCACTCCGGCACGGGCTTCGCCCAGGCAGTGCGCCCCGCCTACTGGATCGTCACCGCCTGCGGCGCAGCCATCATCCTCCTCACCCTGGCGACCACCACCCGCCGCACCCCACCACCGCCCGAACCTCCCCTGCCGGCGCAGCAGCCGCAGGCTTCCGGGGCAGTGCCTGGCGCAGTACCTGGGGTACCCGAACCGCGACCTTGA
- a CDS encoding class I SAM-dependent methyltransferase, with protein sequence MAEPAFLTAVRESYDTVAADYVERVPPPAEMDPLSRAMLAGFAELVRTAGLGPVADVGCGPGRITAHLAGLGVSAFGVDLSPKMIGLARHAYPNLRFTEGSMTALETGDGELGGILAWYSTHHTPPQWLPAVFAEFHRTLAPGGFLLWGDYVGNERLRPTHGYGRPVSYESHLLPLGHMVGLLGQAGLVVTARLEQEPGGRVNRPHACLLARKPERP encoded by the coding sequence ATGGCCGAGCCCGCCTTTCTGACCGCTGTCCGGGAGTCGTACGACACGGTCGCCGCCGACTACGTCGAACGCGTCCCGCCTCCAGCCGAGATGGACCCGTTGTCCCGGGCGATGCTGGCGGGGTTTGCTGAACTCGTGCGGACGGCCGGTCTGGGACCAGTCGCAGACGTGGGGTGCGGCCCCGGCCGCATCACGGCGCACCTCGCCGGGCTGGGGGTGTCCGCCTTCGGCGTCGACCTGTCACCGAAGATGATCGGGCTGGCCCGGCACGCCTATCCGAACCTGCGGTTCACCGAGGGCTCGATGACGGCCCTGGAGACGGGAGACGGCGAACTCGGCGGCATCCTGGCCTGGTATTCCACCCACCACACGCCCCCGCAGTGGCTGCCGGCGGTGTTCGCTGAATTCCACCGCACGCTCGCGCCCGGCGGCTTCCTGCTCTGGGGAGACTACGTCGGCAATGAACGGCTGCGGCCGACCCACGGCTACGGCCGTCCAGTGTCCTACGAGTCGCACCTCCTGCCCCTGGGCCACATGGTCGGCCTGCTGGGCCAGGCCGGACTCGTCGTCACCGCCCGACTGGAGCAGGAGCCCGGCGGACGGGTGAACAGACCGCACGCCTGCCTCCTGGCCCGCAAGCCCGAAAGGCCCTGA